Part of the Triticum urartu cultivar G1812 chromosome 2, Tu2.1, whole genome shotgun sequence genome, tgaagaatttgaaacattagcagcatttgaacattcaggtgaagaattagcagattcacgttcaatgcatttcaaacaaggaggaacaaattcttcctgagaagcgttgatttgttgagcaagtaatgaatcacgctccttctgaagatcttcataactcacccttagcttctcaaggtcttgctttatttgaaaaaattcataagaaagcttctcatgatcagataagagagtgttatgatgaccttgaagagtgtcatacttagtatgaagtctctgaagactttcagccaaagcttttgactgatccatttcttcacccaacatatcatcgctcttatttagcatgtagtgaactttttccaaagctctttgttgtttagtggcaagggaagcaagtttgacatagctgggtccaaattcatcaccagattcatcatcactagactcggataggtagcattcagttaccttagcatcttttgccataaggcatgatgcagaagatgatgattctggttcgaatgtcatcgctttgagatattccttgaagtcctcaaaccaaggatcatgacagaTTCAATGACCTTCATAGAtctcagagagacggtcccagataagcttcgcatgatcgagatgcgTGATATTCCTGCACTGATTTTGAGACAAACAGGAGCAGATGACGTCCTTCgtcgtgaggttgagaagagtgtacttgcgaatgtcatctgcttccgccatcttgcacagatcggtcagaccaatctcagtgacggtccacagctcgctgttcatcgccatgaggcgcttcttcatcatggccttccacttgggatactcatgaccgtcaaagatggggcatgtcactttcttcatacctgcggtcaacataactaaaactccaggtggttaaaccaaaatcacacagaacaagggagtacctcgctctgataccaattgaaagtgcgttatatcgactagagggggtgaataggtgatttttatgaaattcttcactgaggaatttgccggtgaggaaattccttagtgaagaactactagcagtggaatacgtactcaaaagtaaacataagggaatacaagcatagtcatcatgatgaaatgaagacaagcacagagtacaggaagcgtaagcacaggataacacatgatgaagacaaacaaactgaagaaattgaactgaggaaattgaggaagtcttcagtcaaagtcttcaaacacagatatgaacaaacacacaacacagttatgaggaaatgaaagagttgagggaatagaaccagtaagcttggtgaagacaatgatttggtagaccagttccaactgctgtctcagttgtacgtctggttggagcggctgagtatttaaactcgaggacacacagtcccagacaacccagtcctgaacacgcagctcaggacaccaagtcctcaccgtattctccttgaactaaggtcacacagacctcgtccgatcacttgtggtaagtcttcaggtgacttccgaaccttcacaaacttggtcactcggcgatccacaattcctcttggatgctcttgaccatgacgcctaaccgtctgaaagaagcacagtcttcaaaggtaacaagcatcagatccacgcatgatcaatctcttcagtgatgctcaatcacttggggtttgtaggtgtttgggtttgggtctTTCCttacttgatgattttcgctcaaagtcctcgaaggatgggctgctctcaaatgacaagtgcccatttctctcggagcagccaaccagctagtggttgtagggggcggctatttatagcctaggaagcagcccgacatgataagacataaatgcccttcaatgatatgaccgttaggtggatagatattttgggacagctggcgcatagcacaacaacggtcggaattttgagtagcaaaatcctcagggctatcatgttcctcactgtgtaggcaatccgcactggcgaattcctaagtcctcagtcagaacaaattcctcagagaccagaagaacttcatctctgtcactgaagaatatgactggactgtatgagatttccaatggcttcactcgaagggattggtaggtgtaggattttgagttgagcatcacatggaaatttttccttagtatttcctcgaccccctttaacagtacggtgtttcctatggctcaagaaagagaaaattaaactacgaaaacaaaagtcttcacgcttcatgttcctcgaatgaataccaagtcttcaaggtcacaccaatttcttcactttcaaagtcttcagagatccaaagtcttcagtcgaagaacttcatttttggactctaacttgcatgatttgaatggaactaacccgggctaacgctgtttttagcagaattgccatggtgttatttatgtgcagaaacaaaagttctcggaatgacctaaaactccacggagcgtctttttggaaataataaaaaatactggcaaaagatcaagaccagggggcccacaccctagccacgagggtggggggcgcgcccctacctcatgggccccctggagctcctccgacctcaactccaactctatatatttgctttcggggagaaaaaaatcagagagaaggattcatcgcgttttacgatacggagccgccaccaagccctaaaacctctcggaagggctgatctggagtccgttcggggctccggagaggggaatccatcgccatcgtcatcatcaaccatcctccatcaccaatttcatgatgctcactgccgtgcgtgagtaattccatcgtaggcttgctggacggtgatgggttggatgagatttatcatttaaacgagttagttttgttagggtttgatccctagtatccactatgttctgagattgatgttgctatgactttgctatgcttaatgcttgtcactagggcccgagtgccatgatttcagatctgaacctattatgttttcatcaatatatgagagttcttgatcctatctcgcaagtctatagtcacctactatgtgttatgatccggcaaccccgaagtgacaataatcgggaccactcccggtgatgaccgtagtttgaggagttcatgtattcactatgtgttaatgatttggcccggtactctattaaaaggaggccttaatatcccttagtttccaataggaccccgctgccacgggagggtaggacaaaagatgtcatgcaagttctttccataagcacgtgtgactatattcagaatacatgcctacattacattgatgaattggagccagttctgtgtcaccctaggttatgactgttacatgatcgatcgcatccaacataattctctatcaccgatccattgcctacgagcttttcatatatcgttcttcgcttatttactttttagttgctattgttatcatcactataaaacaccaaaaatattacttctgctaccgttaccttttaccaccgttaccactactatcatattactttgctactaaacacttttggctccccttgtgtcgaatcaataaatttgggttgaatactctaccctcgaaaactgttgcaatcccctatacttgtgggttatcatccgCCCAAGGTGATATTTGGAACGCACCTTGGCGTGCTTCCAATATTTTGTTGCCAATTAGTCTTTCCCGGTGATCGCATCAAGAGAGATATCTTGTCATGTTAGGACAAGCGAAACATCCTCATCGTGCTTAAAGTTGCTTGCGTGAATTGCCTTCTTCTTCGAGCAGCCAACGACCTCCAATTGATCGAAATCAGTATCTTGGCCGGACTGATGATTAAAAAGCAAAAACAATGTGCCAGCTAAATCGACATCACGTGTCCCAGACTAATACATAATCGCATTAAGAAATGATTCTTCATTGAAGGCCAACCCTCCAAATTCATAAAATCTTCGCTATATCACACACATTGCGCATTTTCCAACTATTTTCCATGTTCACCTCACATTTAATCAAACAAAAACCGAATACAAGGAAAATGATTGATCTTTATACCTCATCACTGTATCTTGTGCGGCGTATGACTGGAAAGGTGACCCACTTTTGCCTCTGGAGCGAAGCGAGGTGGGGGAGGGTCGCGGGCACCTACTTTCCCCGTCTTCTTCCTCTACCCCTTTGGCACATGTGGGGGGATGCCGCCGCCTTCATGCAACATCATATGCATTGTCACCACTTTGCCAAACTCTTCAGCGGTAATGTGGACGAGGTGTTGGCCTAGGCGGAGGCGGCTGGCCGTCAAAGGCACATGAGCTTCCGGAGGAATGGAATCCTGCTCCAAAACAATGGAATCATACGCGAGGGTCGAGGTGCCATCCAAGCCGTCACCGACCATGACTAGGGAAGGTCGAAAGCGGTGCTATGACGTGGGAGTGGAGGCGGCACAAGCGGGAAGAGTAGCGGGAGGGGAAGATGTGATTTGCGTCAAGCCGTATTCTGGATGGAGCGCGCTCCAACCCTCCCCCTCAATGCCAAATATGGAGGCTCGCAGGCTCATCTTGGAGCGTGATTCAAACAGTATGATGATCGAGGGTGGAATGGCGACTCTGCTAGTGTCCTTTTCGATCAAAATCATCATAGTGGTGGTTATAATGGTGATTGACCGATATGGAGGCTCTACTAGAGTTGCTCTAAGCCCACCATAGCCCCTTGTAAAAAACTGAGAACAAATTATGTAGTACCAAAAGGCGCATTTTCTTGCATTGTATATTTCGTTCTATCTCTCGCTCTCTCCAGGTTTTTTTCCATTTTCAAGATTGAATAAGTGAAGTCATACTTTGGCGGTGCGGCGAGGAAATGAACATGGCTTGGAACTTCTAAAAAAGGTATCATTTGACGTGTTGGCAATGGTACGTGTATCAGAGTTTAGAGGGACCCGTGGATTCCTAGGGGACCTTTGTTTGGTTCTATCATGCTAAAAATGACGATGCAAACTTAATAGAGTCTCCGATTTTCTGGACATTAATGGAACTTGAAGAGTGGAATTATTGAACCAACACTTTATTGCCGTGGGTGTGTTGGCTATCCGTAAAATTCACACGTCCACTTATTAGCAAGAGATTTTATTGCTTGGCAGCCAGATTCCAGAGGTTGCTTCAGCGTCCGCAGTGCCTATAAGCTCGCAATGGAACAACATGAAGAGACCTTCTCGGTGGGGTTTTTTCTAGTTCTAATCCCAATGGTGATAGAAGTTTTTGGAACTTAATCTGGCGTGCCACAGTTCCACATCGCATGCGATCACATGCATGAAAAAGGTTGGGGCAGGTGCACTATCGACCATGCAATGTACATGGGCGTGACATATACCCTGGCAGGCCTCCTGCTTGTTGTGTGGCGCTGCTATTGATGACACATCTCATGCATTGCTTACATGTGACATGGCGGCTGCACTTTGAGATTCCACGGGCGAGATTTTGCCAATACCACCGAAGGAACATGTGGCGAATACAAGTCCGGAATGTCTGCTGCATCTGTTAGCCATGCAAGATAGCAGTGCTAGAGATATGATTCTGATGTTGCTATGGAGAGTGTGGAATCCTCCGAATGACCTTACACATGGAAAATCTATTCCGCCGACCGAAGTTTCAGGTGACTCTTTGAACaattatttgaactccatacGAGATGTGAAGGTCCCGAGTGTCGAGGAGATGTTAAAGGGCAAGACCCTTATGGATGCTCCCGTTCCGGTGCGGGTAGAGATACCGAAGCCGACTGAGCCATTTTGGTCTTTGCCTTCGCCCAGCTGGCTCGCCCTCTCAGTGGATGGCTCCTTCTCCTTGGAGGATGGGTCCGCTCGAGCGGGTAAGATCCTTCGTGAAAACAATGGTGGTGTTATCCCTGCAGCTCATCACGCGCTCTTCTTCAGGAACAATGCACTGGAGGCAGAAATGCTAGCAATGCAAGATGGAATGGCCTTGGCCATTCAATGCTCTAATCTCCCTATTTTGGTGCAGTCCGACTTGGTGGGCTCTGTCTCTCTCTTTATTGTCAAAATATCCCTTGTCAAATCGTCTTGTGGTCACTTGTTAGAGGAGATTAAGTTGCTCATGTTGAAGCATGAGTTTGTTTCAGTTAAGATAGCCCGCTACAAAATAGAGTTTCTCTCTGTCTTGATAATTAGGCTTGCATGGCTCTCAGTACCGCTTGTTGGTTATAGTGAGGACCGCCTTTTATTCTAGATCTTGTCTCAACGGACTGTAATCTGAGTGCTTTGggataaaattcttttacccttGCAGAAAGAAAGTCATACTAAATTTCTTATGGTAATTCTACCGAGCGAACGTGCTCCAGTGATTCCGTGTGCACCCCTTGATTCAACAAGCGGTCGCACGCGTGCCATGATCACAACGATGCATGATATCATCAAAAATCGATCGCATTGCACATGCGGATGAGTCATGCAAAATTTGAAAGATCGAGAAATGGTTGGGATGGTTGGCAAGGGAGAACATGGAGTTTCTTAGCTCGGGTTCAGTAAAAAAAACATTAAAAAATATTTCAAGTGCTTGCAAAGCTTTATCATGGAATTACATCCGCGGAAGTCATggcaaaaaataaaataattGATGCTCCGAAGATGCTATTTTCAAAAGCATTTTGAAGCACTGATTTTATCTTTTTTGTCGGGACTTCCACAAATGTGATATGCCGATGAAAATTTGCAAGCACTCGAAACATTTATTGATGTTTGCCCAcaaaaaaaaaatcagaattgtattttttttgattttactgttcatgCCAAGAGCATTTGAGCGTAGATTAGGACTTTCGTAGTAATTcctttctgttttctttctttaACCTTCGGTATATAAAATTCGCACGGGATCACGAGGCCGGATGCCACCGGGCACGCGCGAGCCCGTGGCGGGATCCAGGTCGGACCGGATAAACTAGGCGCGGGGCCAGCGGCGCCACGCCGCCCACCCGCCGCTGGGTCCGGAGGCTCGTGCCCACCACGGCACcgcgccctcgccctcgcccgcCACGGCGCCAAGGTGCGAAGTCCACGCAGCAGCACGCGCGGCCGAACGGTGCCGTCCACGCGCCCCGCCCCATCGCCATCCTCCTTTCCCCGCCCCACGGTTCGGCTACGCTACACGACGTCCCCAATCACACGGCGGGTCGCTTTCTCCCTCCGCCCCCGGCTTCTCCCCCCCGTTGGACGATCCGCCCGTCGTCCTCCCCCTACTTAGCTTCCCCTCCCCGTCTctccccctcttcctcccccCCTTCACCTCGAGCGATCACGGAGAGGAGAACCACAGGTAGACGAGCCCCTCGCGCCCCCAAATCCTCGGCCCTTCCCCGCTTCAATTGGAGGTAATCGTCGTGATTGATCGTTTTGGCGCTGGGTCGGGCCGTGTGGAGGAACTGACGGAACTCGTGCTTGGTTTTACAGTCGCAGGGGAGGTACCGGATCGAGCTTCCCGGTCGGCATGGTGCCCAGGGACATGGTGAATGCCCCCGCCGAGAGGCTGCACGACCAAGGGTGAGTTCTGGGGCCTGTAATTTTTTTTTCAGTCTCggggagaggaacaagaaaaTGAACTGGCCCGCAGATGGAATTCCAGAGCAAAAGGAATTCTAGAGCGATTTTTACCCTGTAGAATTGGTTCGAGCACCATCTTTTTCAATAAAGTCTTGGCGAGTGATATGGAAATACTGAAACCCACATGACTTCATATTCAACCTTGAAGTAGAGGAACCAAGCACTGGATTTTTGCCCTGAACAATCATTGTTTCTGAGATTATAAACTGCTTGCAAGTTGTAGCATCCATTCCATTGGTAATCACGTGGCCGCGGAAGAAGTAATTCGGTGTGGCTTCTTGTGTTTCTGATTTCGTGAGCTACAAATTTGATGTGTGCAATAGCGCTCACCGTGGTTGGTGCCTTATGATCCTGAAAACTCCTACCACTTCATGGTGAACCACCGCAAAGATAAAACTGCCCCGTACAATTCTGATACCACCTGACTGTGTTCTTCCACTGATGTTTGAATATTGTGCAGGTCTGTCGTGAACAGGAAGTGTGAGAAGGTGCCAAAGAAAATCCATAAGTCGGAGAGGGAGAAACGGAAGCGAGGCACGCAGAATGACCTCTTTAATGAGCTGGGAGCCATGCTAGGTATGTGTATATATATCTTACTAGTACAAAGCAGCAAGCTGCAACAACATGATTTCTGGTGCCACTACCACGTTTGGAAGTTTCTTTATATGAGCTTGTGGGGTGGTTATCTCTATGTAAAACTTAGCATGCTGGTAGAGCTCTTGGGTCATCCAAATGCTAGGCTGATTTTATTAGGATAATAAAGCAAGATCACAGATTCAACATCTAGCAAATAGCTTGTATTCACACAATAGCCTGAGTTTTGACCTTTCACTATGCAAGGCAAATTTACATCTGAGTGCATATATGTCACGACTTTCTCCCCATGTGTCTGATTAGTTTGTATCAAATCTACAGCCCCATCCTTTTGGATATGCATTAATACTTTCTAAAACAATGCAAACATCTCCTTTTCAGAACCAGACAGGCAGAACAACGGGAAGGCATGTGTATTGGGTGACACTACACGGATACTGAAGGATTTAGTTTCACAAGTGGAATCTCTTCGGAAGGAGAATAGCACACTGAAGAATGAATCTCACTATGTAAGACCTTTTGAATAGAGCAACTCTATTCAGCAATTTGATGATTTGTGTCTATTATATCATGGATATGAAAATGTTAGTACATATTCTTGTGCTGAGATTCCTTTAGAATAGGAAACCAATCCCATCCTTTAACATTTATGGCTTCATGCCCAGTAACATTATTTATGAACAAATaagaactactccctctgttcctaaatataagcctttttagagattccaacaCGGACTATgtatacggagcaaaatgagtgaatctacactctaaaatacgtctatatataTACGTACATAGTCTGTATTGAAATTCTAAAAAGGCTTATAtttagaaatggagggagtaattTACACTATTATCACTGCTCAGATAATACACTTCCTCAGCACTTCATCACTGATGCATTTCCTACTTTCCTCATGATATGAAACAGGTTGTGTTGGAGAGAAATGAACTGCGTGATGACAACAGCATGCTTCGCAATGAAATCCTGGAGCTTCAGAACAAGCTTAGAATGCGTCTGCAGAGCAACCCTATTTGGAGCCAGGATACTACTACAAGATCAGCCGTTGCAGTACCTTATCCCACAAGCGGAGTGTTCCCAGTACAGCATTCGCCACATTCACCAGTCATCACCTCGACAGCACTTTCTCTGCATCCCGTAATCACTGAGCAATGCTATGCTGCCCCACCACGAGAGCTGCAGCTCTTCCCGGAAGCTTCATCTGCATCCACTGAAGACAGCGAACTGTCACAAGACCAGGGGATTTCCAATAGTGTGACGCGGCCCCAGGCACGGTACCCAACACCAGCGGTGATGTCACCAGTAAACGAATTCCCAATCCTTCCAAGGATGGGAGAAGAGCAACAATATAGTAGTGGCACTAGTGAGGAGGTTTAAGTACATAACACAATTTGCTTCACCGTTTGTGAAGTTTCCGTAGTGTGAGTGGAGTGTGTTTCTGTGCAACAGATACATACGCAGATGTGCATGTAAACTCCAATCTGTCTCCGAATCTTTATCTTAACGGGTTAAATAGGTGATAATAAAAACTGCTTTACCCCTGAATCTTGTATCTGATAACTGCACATGTATGGATTGCTCTTCAGCAAAAATCAGTCGAGATGATGATACCGTTGTTAGTCACCTGTGCATAAGTATATTTTCGAATCGACAGTCCGACCTTGTGATCAATTGGTGGTCGCTGCTTCAGTTCAGCAAGGTTAGATATCTTAGGAAGACACATCAATGGAGCTGCAGCCCGCTTCTTTCCTGTCCGTGACCATTTTCTGCCCTTGTGAATCCCTGATCTGTGCTATTTCATTCCAACGGCCTTCCATTGCGTATGCGTTCGACAGCAGAATGGTATCAGACGGATGGTAATTGCCCATGGCGTCCAACCGTGCCTGCACCATCCTCCCCAGCTCGACATTGCCATGAACTCTGCAGGCTGCAAGTAAAGTTCTCCATCCCATAGCGTCGCCATGGGACGACAAACTTCTTATAAGCTCATACGCTTCATCCAATCGCCCCGCCTTTCCGAGGAGATCGATGATGCAGCCATAGTGTTCGGTGTGAGGAGACATACCATATTTCCGGACCATGCTCTCGAGGTGCTTCTTCCCTTCAAACACTAACCCGCCATGGCTACAagcattgagcaccgcaagaaAGGTAACCTCGTTAGGAGTGACACCGACTTGCTGCATCGAGTGAAACAGGGATATCGCGGCATCTGACTGCCCATTAACCCCCAACCCCATGATCATCGCAGTCCATGCCATCACATCCCTGTCGCGCATTGCATAAAAGACTGCAATCGCCTCCTTGGGGTACCCACACTTGAAGTACATATCCACGAGCGATGTTCCTAGTGCAGTGTCAAGCTCAAGGCCAAGCTCCAGCGCAAGCTCATGGATGTGACGACCGGGTACGATTGCCCCCGATGCTCCACACGCAGAGAGCACACCCACAAGAGTCCCTGTGTTTGGTTTCAGTCCCTCCTGTCTCATCCTATCCACCAAGCCCATTGCCTCCTCAATTTGCCCCGCCTTTGCGCAACTATCCACCATGCAATTATACAGCACCAAGTCCCTCCTCGTCGCCTCTTCGAAGACCTTCTTTGCGCATCCAATATCCCCTTTCCTAGAATACATCCCCTCCATTGCTGCCGCCACCTTAACATCCTTGCAGAACCCTGTCTTGACGCTGAACCCATGCACTGACTCCCCTCGCCACCCGCACGCAACCAAGGCGACCACCGCCGTCGGACTGACATCCACACCACAGCACATCATAGCCCTGAACACCTCCACCGCCGCACTGATCTCTCCGGCTCTGGCATAGCTCCCGATCATCGTGTTCCACGACACGGTGTCCCTCTCAGGCATTTCATCGAACATCCTCCGCGCGTCCCCCATGCTCCCTATGCAGCAGTAGAAGTGGCACAGCACGTTCCCCAGGCCCACGACGCCGGAGAACCCGAACCGCAGCAGGAGCGCATGGACCTGCCGCCCGAGCGAGGCCGCCGCGTCGTCGCCGGAGTTCTTGGCGCAGAGCGCGACGAGCGGCTGGAAGGCGAACTCGTCCAGCGCGGGGAGGCGCGCGCGGGCGGAGGCGAGGACGGCGAGGGACGCGGAGGCGGCCGGGGAgaaggagggcgaggcggagagCGCGCGGAGGAGGGCCGTGTGGTGGAAGAGGGTGGGGCACGGAATGGCGGCGAAGAGGGAGAGCGCGTAGGGCAGCGGCGCGAGCGGGGAGGCGAGCAGCCTGGCGGTCGGGAGCGCGTGGTGCGGGAAGAGCGAGACCTTGAGCATGGCTGCGTGGAGCTGGAGCAGGTGCGCCGGCCGCGTCGCCGACCTGAGCAGCGCCGTGATCGTGGTGACCAGCGGCTTCCCCGGCGACGGCCGCGGCATGGCTCGGCCGGGCGTGTTTTTTTTTTCTGAGTGCGCCCCGTTCGCTGCTTCGAGTTCACGGCCTTATTACGCGGGGTGGGCCGCATGGGTCTGCCTCGCCGTTAAAGGCCCACTAGGGCTTTCATAAGCAAAGAGGACCAAATACCAAAGTTCCAAAGCCCGGCCCATCAGACAGAACTAGGTTTAGCCCTCCCCTATATAATATCGCCTCGTCCTCTCGGCCGCCACTCTCCACCGATCCCCTCACCCCAGCACCGGCGGCGCACAGCTCGACGACCCGAGCGATCCTGCGGAGGCGGCAGCCATGGTGCACGTCAACTTCTACCGCAACTGTAAGCCCCCCTCCACGCACCCCCCCGTGTCGTCGTAATGTGCGCTGCATATGCTGAACGGCGTCACTCTCTCTGGGCCGATCCAAACTTGATTCGCTAGTTTCATGAGGCAGTGTCTGTTATAGGATCGCAAATGCTTAGTTTCGTCCCCGTTTCTGGTTTTGATCGGATGAAGTAGACGCTCTGTGCCCTGTGGCGAAGCAGATTTGTAGACTAGCCTGGTACGTAGCAGATTTGGTTGTAAAACGAGAGATTTTGGTTATGATCTGATAACTAATTGAAATATATTTTCTCAAACTTGAGATTTCTGTTATCTTGTGACACTTCACTCGGTTTAGTCTAATGCGGCTTCCAGGACGTGTAGTTTAGAATTTGATGTGAGATGCACGACTTGTGCTTTTAATACATAGTGTTCGTCTCCTGCTTAACGTTTACGTGTTTAAGCCATGTCATTTCCGCACGATATTTTACGTGCTTGTGTTGTATCTGATTGTTCTTGTTGGGTTCTACAAGTATCATACTATTTTGTTGTGGTGCAGATGGGAAGACCTTCAAGAAGCCAAGGCGTCCGTATGAGAAGGAGCGTCTTGACGCTGAGCTGAAGCTGGTTGGGGAGTACGGTCTGCGGGCCAAGCGTGAGCTCTACCGTGTGCAGTACGCCCTCAGCCGCATCCGAAATGCTGCCAGGGAGCTGCTCACCCTGGATGAGAAGAACCCCCGCCGTATCTTTGAGGGTGCAGCGCTCCTCCGCCGCATGAACCGCTACGGTCTTCTCACTGAGGAACAGAACAAGCTTGATTATGTGCTTGCCCTCACTGTTGACAACTTCCTCCAGCGCCGTCTCCAGACCATCGTCTTCAAGAATGGCATGGCCAAGTCAATCCATCATGCTCGTGTCCTTATCAGACAGCGCCACATCAGGTTAGCCATCCACACTCACCCATCTCTTCATGCATGTTGAAATTTACAGGGCTACTAGTTTATCCTGTCATGCAATATCATTCAGCACTCACCTGGGAATCATTTATCCACAATGAGATATGTACCTATGTTGTTG contains:
- the LOC125536136 gene encoding transcription factor BHLH062-like, coding for MVPRDMVNAPAERLHDQGSVVNRKCEKVPKKIHKSEREKRKRGTQNDLFNELGAMLEPDRQNNGKACVLGDTTRILKDLVSQVESLRKENSTLKNESHYVVLERNELRDDNSMLRNEILELQNKLRMRLQSNPIWSQDTTTRSAVAVPYPTSGVFPVQHSPHSPVITSTALSLHPVITEQCYAAPPRELQLFPEASSASTEDSELSQDQGISNSVTRPQARYPTPAVMSPVNEFPILPRMGEEQQYSSGTSEEV
- the LOC125536138 gene encoding 40S ribosomal protein S9-2 produces the protein MVHVNFYRNYGKTFKKPRRPYEKERLDAELKLVGEYGLRAKRELYRVQYALSRIRNAARELLTLDEKNPRRIFEGAALLRRMNRYGLLTEEQNKLDYVLALTVDNFLQRRLQTIVFKNGMAKSIHHARVLIRQRHIRVGKQLVNIPSFMVRVDTEKHVDFSLTSPLGGGQPGRVKRKNQKKASGGGGDDGEEEED